One Salvelinus sp. IW2-2015 linkage group LG35, ASM291031v2, whole genome shotgun sequence DNA segment encodes these proteins:
- the LOC111958916 gene encoding transcription and mRNA export factor ENY2-2 produces MSKDSKMRATINQKLTEMGERERLKELLRAKLTECGWRDQLKAYCKDVIKEKGLEHVTVEDLVVEITPKGRVLVPDSVKKELLQRIRAFLAQHAT; encoded by the exons ATGAGCAAAGATTCCAAGATGAGAGCAACAATTAATCAGAAATTAACTGAGATGGGTGAAAGAGAGCG ATTGAAGGAGTTGCTCAGAGCTAAACTCACTGAATGTGGATGGAGGGATCAGCTGAAAGCTTATTGCAAAG ATGTCATCAAAGAAAAGGGCTTGGAGCATGTGACTGTCGAGGACCTTGTGGTAGAAATCACCCCTAAAGGAAGAG TTCTGGTGCCTGATAGTGTGAAGAAGgagctgctgcagaggataagagcCTTCCTGGCTCAGCATGCCACATAA